The genomic stretch CACGCACGTCGCCGTCGACGCGAGCGCGCCACGTCCCCGTGACGGTGTCGAGCGCCAGCGCCACCGCCGACTCTTCGCTGCTCGCGCCTGGCGACGACAGGCACAGCGTGACCGCGCGCGCCGTCGGCGCCCAGACCGCGACGCGCGCGCCTTGCCGCCCGTCAGCCACAAGAGTCGCGCCCAGGTCGCCCACGCCGGCCGCGGCGGCGTAGAGATCGTCGAGCGCGCCGGGAAGCTGGATCCCGGTGGCCGCGATCACACGCCCCTCCGCATCCTCGCGCACCAGGAGCAACTGGTCCCGCAACCGCGCCCCCTGCACGCCGCGCGCGCCATCGCCAAGCGTTAGGCGCGCCCCCGCCGGGACAAAGGCAAAGCGCGAAGCAATGGCCGATGGGAGCGCCGCCCCGTCGGGACCGAGCGCGATACGCTCGTCGCTCCCCTGCACCGGGGAGCCGACGTCGGCGCGCAGCGCCGCGGCTCGTGAGCGATACAGGGCGTACCGCCCCTCCGCCGGCGCGCCCGGCCATTGCAGCTGCGTGGCGCTGAGCCAGTAGGCGCGTGCGGTAGCGTCGCCACGCGCGGCGCGGACCAGGGTGTCGGCGGCGACGGCAGGACACGCCGGCGGTGGCGATTGTGCCGGCGTCGCGCGGGCCATGGCCAGGAGCAGCAACAATGGCAAACGGCGCGCGCTACCCCTCTGCTCCCGGCTCAAGCGGCGCTACCTCGCCAGCGGATCAGGCCGCAACTGGAAGTGGAAGACCTTGCTGGTCTGCCCGGCACCGCCCTCCATATGGAAGGGGGCGCGGGTACTGATGGTCGCCCAGAGCCCGCGTCCCTTCCAGCCAGCGTTGGGGTCGTCGATCCGCCCGTCGAGCCACTTGGTGTAGAACCCCACAGGGTACGGGACGCGCAGCACCACCCACTTTCCGTCCTTGAGGACGAGCAGCCCTTCGGCTGCATTCCCGGTGTTGATCGGGACGTTGCGCCCGAGGCCAAAGGTGTCGTGCTGGTCCACCCAGGTGTAGTACGAAGCTTCCACGCTCCCATCGTCGGTGACACCCTGGAACTGCGGCATCGGCTCCTTGTAGAAGGTCCACCCTTCGGGGCAGTGCTGACCCGTGGCGGTGGGGCCGTTGAGCGCCCCCTTGCACTTGCGCCGGTCGAACGATGCCATGTGCCCGCTCGCCATCGCCGCCCAGAACACACCATCGCGGTCGACGTCGCCGCCGCGCGGAGAGTAACCGGCCACCGGCTTCCCATCCTTCATTGGTGGCTCGAACAGCTCTGCGAGCGCGGTGGCGGGCGGGTTCGTTCCCGGCGATAACCTAACGAGCGCTCCGGGATAGCCCAGCGACGTCCCCCAGACGGAACCGTCGGGCGCCGGTGCCACCGAGTACAGCCCGGCGTTCACCCGTTTGTCCTTCGTCGGCTCGATTGGGCGCGTCGGCTCCACGTACTCGTCGCGCTTCCCGTTACCGTTGGTGTCGAGGATGAGCGCCGTCCACCCTTGCGATCCCTGCTCATCGAGTGTGGCGTCGAACTTCTTCGTGTCGAGCCAGCCGACCACCGGGCCGCCCCCGCTGGTCCACAGCGTGTTGTTGGCATCCTCGGCGAACATCAGGTGGTGTGTCCCGAAACAGGTGCTGATGTGCGTGAGCTTCTTCGTCGCGGGGTCGTACATGGCGAGATGCCGTCCGCTGCGCTGCACGGGAAACAGCCGAGCCGACGGGTGCAACGATCCGGCCTTGCACCAGTCGGGATTGTCCGACGGGCGCACCGCCGAGGTGATCCACACGCGCCCGCGCGCATCCATCATCGGATTGTGCACGTTGTTCCTCGACGTCCAGATCGCTTCCGTCCCCCAGAATGGCGACGGCTGGTCGGAGTCCTGGTTCGAGGCGGGGGGCGTTGACGGGTCGCGCACGGTGAGCGGGACGCGGCTCGCCGTGTTGGTCCTGGGGTCGAGGACGGGGAGATAGTCGGCGCTCAGCTCGAGGGCGCCATACATCTTGCCGAAGGCGTTCACCGTGGGGCGGCGCCGGTCGGTGGAGACGAGGTCGTGCAGGTACGCCTTGGGGTCGGCCCAGTCCCACTGGGTGATGACGACGTTGCGCTCGATACCCGCGGGGCGCGGCGGCGCCGGCGGGACCTCGCCAGCCGCAACGCGCGACGTCCAGTCGCCAAACATCGCCAGCGCACGCGATCCTCCCATGGACTGCACGGTGTTGGCCATCTGTCCCCCCGCCTGCCCCGAGCGTATGCGCCGCGCCCACGCCTCGGCGTGCGTGCCGAAATCGCCGAGCTGTGGCGGGATGGTGCGCGTTCCCCTGGTGCCAAGCTGGTGGCACGCCGTGCAGCCGCCGGACTTGATGATCCGGAGCCATTGCGACTGGTCCTTGATGATCGGATCGATCCCGTTCCCTTGCGCCCCCGTCCCGGGGAACTCCTCCTTGCCGGGGACGCGCAGCAGCGAGTACCAGTAGCCGGCCGGGTAATACTCCGCGGCGGCGCGCGCGTTAGGCGCGGGGACGGCGGTGAGGTCGAGCTGCTGTCCCGGCTTGGCGCGCGAACGCGGCGAGTCCACCAATCCGTAGCCGCGCACCCACACGTCGTAGCTGGCAGCGGGGAGGTCGGGGATGAGGTATCGCCCGCGGTCGTCGGTGACGACGATCTTGGCCAGGCGCGTGGGGAGGTCGCGCGTCTCGGCGATCACCCAGACGCCCCCTTCGGGGCCCGACGGGCCGGTGACCGTCCCCGCGATGTCGTCACGATCGATGCGCACGGGCTGTGCGCCAGCGCCATGGGGTGCGAAAGCGGCGCCTGAAGCGAGCAGGACGACGACGCTGGACAGGCATCGACGAGCAACGACGGGG from Gemmatimonadaceae bacterium encodes the following:
- a CDS encoding carboxypeptidase regulatory-like domain-containing protein; this translates as MRIDRDDIAGTVTGPSGPEGGVWVIAETRDLPTRLAKIVVTDDRGRYLIPDLPAASYDVWVRGYGLVDSPRSRAKPGQQLDLTAVPAPNARAAAEYYPAGYWYSLLRVPGKEEFPGTGAQGNGIDPIIKDQSQWLRIIKSGGCTACHQLGTRGTRTIPPQLGDFGTHAEAWARRIRSGQAGGQMANTVQSMGGSRALAMFGDWTSRVAAGEVPPAPPRPAGIERNVVITQWDWADPKAYLHDLVSTDRRRPTVNAFGKMYGALELSADYLPVLDPRTNTASRVPLTVRDPSTPPASNQDSDQPSPFWGTEAIWTSRNNVHNPMMDARGRVWITSAVRPSDNPDWCKAGSLHPSARLFPVQRSGRHLAMYDPATKKLTHISTCFGTHHLMFAEDANNTLWTSGGGPVVGWLDTKKFDATLDEQGSQGWTALILDTNGNGKRDEYVEPTRPIEPTKDKRVNAGLYSVAPAPDGSVWGTSLGYPGALVRLSPGTNPPATALAELFEPPMKDGKPVAGYSPRGGDVDRDGVFWAAMASGHMASFDRRKCKGALNGPTATGQHCPEGWTFYKEPMPQFQGVTDDGSVEASYYTWVDQHDTFGLGRNVPINTGNAAEGLLVLKDGKWVVLRVPYPVGFYTKWLDGRIDDPNAGWKGRGLWATISTRAPFHMEGGAGQTSKVFHFQLRPDPLAR